The Paludisphaera rhizosphaerae genome window below encodes:
- a CDS encoding serine hydrolase domain-containing protein — MRRSFTAAAFVLLGISASASEPLSRAEPEAMGVSSAAVRDFVLAADKIDSFHSVIVVRHGKVVAEGWWSPYDAETRHALFSLSKSFTSTAVGLAVAEGKLSIDDPVLKFFPEDASENPSANLKAMRVSDLLRMSTGHKDEPKRAEDQVWTKVFLAQEVPFKPGTHFLYNTSGTYMASAIVQKAVGQTVLDYLRPRLFDPLGIDDPEWGTSPQGVSLGGYGLSIRTEDIAKFGQLYLQKGRWNGRQIVPEAWVNAATKLQTSNGSNPKSDWEQGYGYQFWRCRNGGYRGDGAFGQYCVVLPEKDAVVAITSAVKNMQEVLDLVWDKLLPGLMNEPLPADAQAREALAQTLTGLKMKTPEGAPAPGSSVKVVGRTFGFEPNARKLEALRVEQADNGPITLVLRVDGADRRIPCGRGEWVKSRAAVTGFPEQPVAASAAWTAEDTLTAQVVLVESPFRVTYRIKFDGDKATVDPEVNVAFGGARPGALTGKAE, encoded by the coding sequence ATGAGGCGGTCGTTCACGGCGGCGGCGTTCGTGCTCCTGGGGATTTCGGCCTCGGCCTCGGAGCCGCTCTCGCGCGCGGAGCCGGAGGCGATGGGGGTGTCGTCGGCGGCGGTCCGGGACTTCGTCCTGGCGGCCGACAAGATCGACTCGTTCCACAGCGTGATCGTCGTCCGGCACGGCAAGGTCGTGGCCGAGGGCTGGTGGTCCCCCTATGACGCGGAGACCCGCCACGCGCTCTTCTCGCTCTCCAAGAGCTTCACTTCCACGGCCGTCGGCCTGGCCGTCGCCGAGGGGAAACTCTCCATCGACGACCCCGTCCTGAAGTTCTTCCCGGAGGACGCCTCGGAGAACCCCAGCGCCAACCTGAAGGCCATGCGCGTCAGCGACCTGCTGCGGATGTCGACCGGCCACAAGGACGAGCCCAAGCGGGCCGAGGACCAGGTCTGGACCAAGGTCTTCCTTGCCCAGGAGGTTCCGTTCAAGCCGGGGACGCACTTCCTGTACAACACGTCGGGGACGTACATGGCCTCGGCGATCGTCCAGAAGGCCGTCGGGCAGACGGTGCTCGACTACCTCCGCCCCCGCCTTTTCGACCCGCTCGGCATCGACGACCCCGAATGGGGGACGAGCCCTCAAGGCGTCTCGCTGGGGGGCTACGGACTGAGCATCCGGACGGAAGACATCGCCAAATTCGGACAGCTTTACTTGCAGAAAGGTCGATGGAACGGCCGGCAGATCGTGCCGGAAGCCTGGGTGAACGCCGCCACCAAGCTCCAGACCTCCAACGGCAGCAACCCCAAGAGCGACTGGGAGCAGGGCTACGGCTACCAGTTCTGGCGGTGCCGCAACGGCGGCTATCGCGGCGACGGCGCCTTCGGCCAGTACTGCGTCGTCCTGCCTGAGAAGGACGCCGTGGTCGCCATTACGAGCGCCGTGAAGAACATGCAGGAGGTGCTCGACCTCGTCTGGGACAAGCTCCTCCCCGGCCTGATGAACGAGCCCCTGCCGGCCGACGCCCAGGCTCGCGAGGCTCTCGCCCAGACGCTGACCGGCCTGAAAATGAAGACTCCCGAGGGCGCCCCCGCGCCGGGGTCCTCGGTGAAGGTGGTGGGGCGGACGTTCGGTTTCGAGCCCAACGCGCGGAAGCTGGAGGCCCTGCGGGTGGAGCAGGCCGATAACGGCCCGATCACGCTGGTCCTCCGCGTCGACGGCGCCGACCGTCGCATCCCCTGCGGCCGGGGCGAGTGGGTCAAGTCCCGCGCCGCCGTCACCGGCTTCCCCGAACAGCCCGTCGCCGCCTCCGCCGCCTGGACGGCCGAGGACACCCTGACCGCCCAGGTCGTCCTCGTCGAGAGCCCGTTCCGCGTCACCTATCGCATCAAGTTCGACGGCGACAAGGCGACCGTCGACCCGGAAGTGAACGTCGCCTTCGGCGGGGCCCGGCCTGGAGCGCTGACGGGCAAGGCTGAATGA
- a CDS encoding glycoside hydrolase family 76 protein, translating to MSRAWTMGALIATYFLGTSANGAEPGRYELQAREVTDYIQRTFLDARTGLYVATESKHRPDFAWGQGVALANLVAAARVEPDAYRKTLDGYVKALDVYWDAKAKVPGYEPSPTRGNGDDKYYDDNAWIVLSLLEAYETDHNPKRLERAEATLRFALSGWDDAIGGGIWWHEGHKDGTKNTCSNAPTAVGCLRLARVKPDDEAAKQIDEARRIVAWTRDSLQTEDGLYHDRKVVATGEIKRGKLTYNAGLMLRAFLGLYRATGDESYLREARRISDASDWFISARNGVYRDDVKFAHLLVEADLEFHRTTGDAHALDRARRNVDAFYAHWQADPPADMISNASIARILWLFSETETDAGREFWSHADKPRL from the coding sequence ATGAGCAGGGCATGGACGATGGGCGCGCTGATCGCAACGTACTTCCTCGGGACCTCGGCGAACGGGGCCGAGCCGGGTCGCTATGAGCTGCAGGCGCGGGAGGTGACGGACTACATCCAGAGGACGTTCCTCGATGCGAGGACCGGTCTGTACGTGGCGACCGAGTCGAAGCATCGGCCGGATTTCGCGTGGGGGCAGGGGGTGGCCCTGGCGAATCTCGTGGCGGCGGCGCGGGTTGAGCCGGACGCTTATCGCAAGACGCTCGACGGGTACGTCAAGGCGCTCGACGTCTACTGGGACGCCAAGGCCAAGGTCCCCGGCTATGAGCCCTCGCCCACGCGCGGGAACGGCGACGACAAGTATTATGATGACAATGCGTGGATCGTCCTCTCGCTGCTGGAGGCTTACGAGACCGACCACAACCCCAAGCGGCTGGAACGGGCTGAGGCCACCCTCCGGTTCGCGCTCAGCGGCTGGGACGACGCGATCGGCGGCGGGATCTGGTGGCACGAGGGGCACAAGGACGGCACCAAGAACACCTGCTCCAACGCCCCCACGGCCGTCGGCTGCCTGCGGCTGGCCCGCGTCAAGCCGGACGACGAGGCCGCGAAGCAGATCGACGAGGCCCGCCGGATCGTCGCCTGGACCCGCGACTCGCTCCAGACCGAGGACGGCCTGTACCACGACCGCAAGGTGGTCGCCACCGGCGAAATCAAGCGCGGCAAGCTGACGTACAACGCCGGCCTGATGCTCCGCGCCTTCCTGGGCCTCTATCGAGCCACGGGCGACGAGTCGTACCTGAGAGAAGCCCGGCGGATCTCCGACGCCTCCGACTGGTTCATCTCCGCCCGAAACGGCGTCTACCGCGACGACGTCAAGTTCGCCCACCTTCTGGTCGAGGCCGACCTGGAATTCCACCGGACCACCGGCGACGCCCACGCCCTCGATCGGGCCCGGCGGAACGTCGACGCCTTCTACGCCCACTGGCAGGCCGACCCGCCGGCCGACATGATCTCCAACGCCTCCATCGCCCGCATCCTCTGGCTCTTCTCCGAAACCGAGACCGACGCCGGCCGCGAATTCTGGTCCCACGCCGATAAGCCGCGGTTGTGA
- a CDS encoding DUF2147 domain-containing protein has product MKAILSLAMIIGACGLAGASDDKAADPVGKWQCSYEIGDQKRTSTLTIKKEGDGFAGTMEWADQKDEKLKDVKFKDGKLTFSAVRKFQDNTIPIDYTLKVEGDELKGKGEAEFQGDKREFEIEAKREKPEAK; this is encoded by the coding sequence ATGAAGGCGATTCTCTCCCTGGCGATGATCATCGGGGCGTGCGGCCTGGCGGGCGCTTCGGACGACAAGGCGGCCGATCCTGTCGGCAAATGGCAGTGCAGCTATGAGATCGGCGACCAGAAGCGGACCTCCACCCTGACGATCAAGAAGGAAGGGGACGGGTTCGCCGGGACCATGGAATGGGCCGACCAGAAGGACGAGAAGCTCAAGGACGTGAAGTTCAAGGACGGGAAGCTGACGTTCTCCGCCGTGCGGAAGTTCCAGGACAACACGATCCCCATCGACTACACGCTGAAGGTCGAAGGCGACGAGCTCAAGGGGAAGGGCGAGGCGGAATTCCAGGGCGACAAGCGCGAGTTCGAGATCGAGGCCAAGCGGGAGAAGCCCGAGGCGAAGTAA
- the dnaA gene encoding chromosomal replication initiator protein DnaA: MIGAKGIDKQATAPRAEVADALESALRDAVAERIGESRFGLWFGEGVRMNVAGDGASVQVTTPNAYFRDRIKSGFAANVADAVKQVIGRALPVSFAVQDEADPRTGGEVVEPAAPADRRPVVTVPIPGVTRPAAPAERPTIDQPAPPRFVSPTSPARPLRKLDDFVAGGGAQLAAAAAREMVRSAGKSFNPLFIHAGVGLGKTHMLEGIAQGLRQSHPGLNVVLVTAEAFTNGFLEAMRTASLTSFRNRFRNANVLVVDDVHFLASKRATQEEFLHTFNALADRGAAIVLASDQHPRKIAKLTDELATRFLGGMVVKIEAPDLESRRAIVRAKAAAKGIEAPAAVVDYLAENIKSSVRELEGAFQSVVAHASLAGRPLSLATARAALGETIRCTIRSIALRDVEKAVCVFFQIDGDGLKSESRVRTLAYPRMLAMYLARKHAGASYSEIGRYFGGRNHSTVMSAEKKVLGWLKDDARNALLPGFDNVVDILADLESNLGA; the protein is encoded by the coding sequence ATGATCGGGGCGAAGGGAATCGACAAGCAGGCGACGGCGCCCCGGGCGGAGGTTGCGGACGCGTTGGAATCGGCGCTTCGGGACGCGGTGGCGGAGCGGATCGGCGAGTCGCGGTTCGGGCTCTGGTTCGGCGAAGGCGTCCGGATGAACGTCGCCGGCGACGGGGCCTCGGTGCAGGTCACCACGCCCAACGCCTACTTCCGCGATCGGATCAAGTCGGGCTTCGCGGCCAACGTGGCCGACGCGGTGAAGCAGGTGATCGGCCGGGCCCTGCCCGTCTCGTTCGCCGTGCAGGACGAGGCCGATCCCCGGACCGGCGGCGAGGTGGTCGAGCCTGCGGCTCCCGCCGACCGTCGCCCCGTGGTGACGGTTCCGATCCCCGGCGTGACCCGCCCCGCGGCCCCCGCCGAAAGGCCGACGATCGACCAGCCCGCCCCTCCCCGGTTCGTCTCGCCGACCTCGCCGGCGCGGCCCTTGCGGAAGCTCGACGATTTCGTGGCGGGGGGCGGGGCGCAACTCGCCGCGGCGGCCGCCCGTGAGATGGTCCGCTCGGCCGGGAAGTCGTTCAACCCGCTGTTCATCCACGCTGGGGTCGGCCTGGGTAAGACCCACATGCTGGAGGGGATCGCCCAGGGGTTGCGGCAGTCCCACCCCGGGCTAAACGTGGTGCTGGTCACGGCCGAGGCCTTCACCAACGGCTTTTTGGAAGCGATGCGGACGGCCTCGCTGACGAGCTTCCGCAACCGGTTCCGCAACGCCAACGTGCTGGTCGTGGACGACGTCCACTTCCTGGCCTCAAAGCGGGCGACGCAGGAGGAGTTCCTCCACACGTTCAACGCCCTGGCCGACCGGGGCGCGGCGATCGTGCTGGCGTCCGACCAGCACCCGCGGAAGATCGCCAAGCTCACCGACGAGCTGGCCACGCGGTTCCTCGGCGGGATGGTCGTCAAGATCGAGGCCCCCGACCTGGAGTCGCGGCGGGCGATCGTCCGGGCGAAGGCGGCCGCGAAGGGGATCGAGGCCCCGGCGGCGGTCGTCGACTACCTGGCCGAGAACATCAAGTCGAGCGTCCGCGAGCTGGAGGGGGCGTTCCAGAGCGTGGTCGCCCACGCCTCGCTGGCCGGCCGCCCCCTGAGCCTGGCGACCGCCCGCGCCGCACTCGGTGAGACGATCCGCTGCACGATCCGTTCGATCGCCCTCCGCGACGTGGAGAAGGCCGTCTGCGTCTTCTTCCAGATCGACGGCGACGGCCTGAAGTCGGAAAGCCGCGTCCGGACCCTGGCCTACCCCCGGATGCTGGCGATGTACCTGGCCCGCAAGCACGCCGGGGCCAGCTACAGCGAGATCGGCCGCTACTTCGGAGGCCGCAACCACTCGACCGTCATGTCGGCCGAGAAGAAGGTCCTCGGCTGGCTCAAGGACGACGCCCGCAACGCCCTCCTCCCCGGCTTCGACAACGTCGTCGACATCCTGGCCGACCTGGAATCGAACCTGGGTGCGTGA
- a CDS encoding tetratricopeptide repeat protein codes for MSDRAVEDGSDSWSASASGDVDPALARLFSELMERLDAGEAIDVEAVVAEHPQWAEEIRRLTPALLDLSALRGDAPAAREFGGFRIDREIGRGGMGIVYEAEQTALGRRVALKVLLSAAAMDAHALRRFQLEAQVAGLLQHPRIVPVYDVGVVQGTPYYAMRLVRGGSLADLVAAMRAMADDPPDESDRPGFWSGWTKFVFPPGGGRQTAPRSVEGDDRRGVENESSDADPTPVSPSSGPTGHLPPPGGKAPDDVFPPGGGRQTAPRSDEGDDRRGASNRTPDRNAGPIPPHPSASRPPSPARGEGRYGPDSLPTADPHEEESDIGELAVGLLSGRFAPEHEEDEAPGAGPPLKLRLPVHGSLGSRSYIRTVARLGVQVAEALGYAHEQGVTHRDVKPANLLLDRKGDVWVVDFGMADVQGAGGLTVSGDLPGTLRYMSPEQATGRRALVDRRTDVYALGATLYELLTLRPAATGQDRQEILRRVVEEEPTPIRRLNPAVPVDLATAVAKAMAKNPADRYDTAARFAEDLRRFLDGRPIAARPVGAPARLWRWCRRKPILAGLSAALAASLILGLAGAAWSWRRSVIQERRLAASAAKLAAVDGFLIRQLLELASPEHNPDGGKTSIREALDRAAAEVGPSLAGQPEVEAAVRLEIGKAYHGMGDYAASERHLRTAYDLLRTRPEAPADDALAIQAELAHTLDHLTRWDEAEPLLVDAVARSRRVLGPGAETSLRASNYLAAFLNDRGRLNEAEAAYRRTIAESEGGLKKLPPEIVLSARGNLADILRRQKRLDEAEALLRPTIDDSIDILGRKNPATLSARNNLAAVLESRGEYQEAERIFREDLEINREVLGPEHVGTLTCGYNLAHVLIKLGRLDEAEPLLRSTLETQRRVMGPEHPATLFVAAALGDLLRTRGRLDEAESLLRSTLEAQRRILGPDHADVKRTAARLESLAGDRAVADRRRP; via the coding sequence ATGTCGGACCGGGCGGTCGAGGACGGGTCGGACTCGTGGTCGGCGTCGGCGTCGGGCGACGTCGATCCGGCGCTGGCGCGGCTGTTCTCCGAGCTGATGGAGCGGCTGGACGCGGGCGAGGCGATCGACGTCGAGGCGGTCGTCGCCGAACATCCTCAGTGGGCGGAGGAGATCCGCCGTTTGACGCCCGCCCTGCTGGACCTCTCCGCCCTGCGCGGCGACGCGCCGGCGGCCCGAGAATTCGGCGGCTTTCGGATCGACCGCGAGATCGGCCGCGGCGGCATGGGGATCGTGTACGAGGCCGAGCAGACCGCGCTGGGGCGTCGAGTGGCGCTGAAGGTCTTGCTCTCGGCCGCGGCGATGGACGCCCACGCGCTGCGGCGGTTCCAGCTTGAGGCCCAGGTCGCCGGCCTGCTGCAACATCCCCGGATCGTCCCGGTGTACGACGTGGGAGTGGTGCAGGGGACCCCCTATTACGCCATGCGACTCGTCCGCGGCGGCAGCCTGGCCGACCTCGTCGCCGCCATGCGCGCCATGGCCGACGACCCGCCCGACGAATCGGACCGTCCCGGATTCTGGAGCGGCTGGACGAAATTCGTCTTCCCCCCTGGAGGGGGAAGACAGACCGCGCCGCGGTCAGTTGAGGGGGACGACCGGCGCGGGGTTGAGAACGAGTCGTCTGACGCAGATCCGACGCCGGTCTCCCCCTCATCCGGCCCTACGGGCCACCTTCCCCCTCCAGGGGGGAAGGCCCCTGATGACGTCTTCCCCCCTGGAGGGGGAAGACAGACCGCGCCGCGGTCAGATGAGGGGGACGACCGGCGCGGGGCGAGCAACCGGACGCCTGATCGGAACGCGGGGCCGATCCCCCCTCATCCGTCCGCTTCGCGGCCACCTTCCCCCGCGAGGGGGGAAGGCCGTTATGGTCCGGACTCGCTTCCCACAGCCGATCCGCACGAGGAGGAATCGGACATCGGCGAGTTGGCCGTCGGCCTGCTCTCGGGTCGGTTCGCGCCCGAGCATGAGGAGGACGAGGCTCCCGGCGCGGGGCCGCCGTTGAAGCTGCGGCTGCCGGTGCACGGTTCGTTGGGGTCGCGGTCGTACATTCGGACGGTGGCGAGGCTGGGGGTGCAGGTTGCGGAGGCCCTGGGGTACGCCCACGAGCAGGGGGTGACGCATCGGGACGTGAAGCCGGCGAACCTGCTGCTGGACCGCAAGGGGGACGTCTGGGTCGTCGACTTCGGCATGGCCGACGTCCAGGGCGCCGGCGGCCTGACGGTCAGCGGCGACCTGCCGGGAACCCTCCGCTACATGAGCCCCGAGCAGGCCACCGGCCGCCGGGCGCTCGTCGACCGCCGGACCGACGTTTACGCCCTGGGCGCGACGCTCTATGAGCTGCTCACGCTCCGCCCGGCCGCGACCGGCCAGGACCGGCAGGAGATCCTGCGCCGGGTCGTGGAGGAGGAGCCCACGCCGATCCGCCGTCTGAACCCGGCGGTCCCCGTCGACCTGGCCACGGCCGTCGCCAAGGCGATGGCCAAGAACCCGGCCGACCGCTACGACACAGCCGCCAGGTTCGCCGAGGATCTGCGGCGGTTTCTCGACGGCCGGCCCATCGCCGCCCGTCCCGTGGGCGCCCCGGCGCGGCTCTGGCGGTGGTGCCGTCGCAAGCCGATCCTGGCGGGGCTTTCGGCCGCGCTGGCGGCCTCGCTGATTCTGGGTCTCGCGGGAGCGGCCTGGAGCTGGCGGCGGTCGGTGATCCAGGAGCGTCGGCTGGCGGCCTCGGCGGCGAAGCTCGCGGCGGTCGACGGCTTCCTCATCAGGCAGTTGCTGGAACTGGCCTCGCCGGAGCACAACCCCGACGGCGGCAAGACCTCGATCCGCGAGGCGCTCGACCGCGCCGCGGCCGAGGTCGGCCCGTCGCTGGCGGGGCAGCCGGAGGTCGAGGCGGCCGTCCGACTGGAGATCGGTAAGGCGTACCACGGGATGGGCGACTACGCGGCCAGCGAGCGGCACCTGCGCACCGCGTACGACCTCCTCCGAACCCGTCCTGAAGCCCCGGCCGACGACGCGCTGGCGATCCAGGCCGAGCTGGCCCACACGCTCGACCACCTGACCCGATGGGACGAGGCCGAGCCGCTCCTGGTCGACGCCGTCGCCCGCTCACGGCGAGTGCTGGGGCCCGGCGCCGAGACCTCGCTGCGGGCCTCGAACTACCTCGCCGCCTTCCTCAACGACCGGGGTCGGCTCAACGAGGCCGAGGCCGCTTACCGCCGCACGATCGCGGAGTCCGAAGGCGGTCTCAAAAAGCTGCCGCCGGAGATCGTCCTCTCTGCGCGGGGCAACCTGGCGGACATCCTCCGCCGCCAGAAACGACTCGACGAGGCCGAGGCTTTGCTCCGCCCGACGATCGACGATTCCATCGATATCCTCGGCCGCAAGAATCCGGCGACGCTCTCAGCCCGGAACAACCTGGCCGCCGTGCTGGAGAGTCGGGGTGAGTATCAGGAGGCCGAACGCATCTTCCGCGAGGATCTGGAAATCAACCGCGAGGTCCTCGGCCCCGAGCACGTGGGGACGCTCACCTGCGGCTACAATCTGGCCCACGTCCTGATCAAGCTGGGCCGGCTCGACGAGGCCGAGCCTCTGCTGCGCTCCACCCTGGAAACCCAGCGCCGGGTGATGGGACCCGAACACCCCGCCACCCTCTTCGTCGCCGCGGCCCTGGGCGACCTGCTCCGGACCCGGGGCCGGCTCGACGAGGCCGAGTCTCTCCTGCGTTCCACCCTGGAAGCCCAGCGTCGGATCCTGGGCCCCGACCACGCTGACGTCAAAAGGACCGCCGCGCGACTGGAATCCCTCGCCGGCGACCGCGCCGTCGCCGACCGACGACGCCCGTAA
- a CDS encoding HEAT repeat domain-containing protein → MPIPRIRFTVKRLMVAVAVVGLVLAAWLYRLENRNVEHALTGLQIGSIQAGDATSRRMAVENLASVNADDLGRVVSRLLAALEDEDWKVRQAAARSLGSAIRGSVTARNGAVGEELDHGTRGLVQALDDQQAEVRREAVMALGVLHDTVPLPSAAPGVRPTSVTIGTTDGRAVAPLLRLLNDPDPEVRSAAARTFARIAPTTGEGPASIISVMKNDAEPAVRAAAAGSLARGWPDSDLTYPLLLQQLGTASSREEHSAIGWSFGILPAPPLAMIPALVNALDPDDFILRRTIPNALAKLGPLARPALPALAKAAQRELAEPQNSALDAADAIATIDPDSPEAQALLEPIAALLRDAPQNYVQQQATVVLSKYGPSGAAAVPSLRTTLRQGSPDRRQRVLYLLGRIGPAAQPALEDLSKLERDNPDAALRQAIQEAVRSIRAD, encoded by the coding sequence ATGCCGATCCCCCGCATACGGTTCACGGTGAAGCGGCTGATGGTCGCGGTGGCGGTCGTGGGGTTGGTGCTCGCGGCCTGGCTGTACCGGCTTGAGAACCGAAACGTCGAGCACGCTCTGACAGGGCTCCAGATCGGGTCGATCCAGGCAGGGGATGCGACGAGTCGGCGGATGGCCGTCGAGAACCTCGCCTCCGTCAATGCCGACGACCTTGGGCGGGTTGTTTCTCGCCTGCTCGCGGCTCTTGAGGACGAGGACTGGAAGGTCCGGCAGGCCGCCGCACGTTCGCTCGGCTCCGCCATTCGAGGCAGCGTGACGGCTCGTAATGGAGCGGTGGGCGAGGAGCTCGACCACGGTACGCGAGGACTCGTCCAGGCCCTCGACGACCAGCAGGCCGAGGTCCGCCGCGAGGCCGTCATGGCTCTGGGGGTGCTCCACGACACCGTGCCGCTCCCGTCGGCCGCCCCCGGCGTCCGGCCGACCAGCGTGACGATCGGAACGACGGACGGCCGAGCCGTGGCGCCGCTCCTCCGGTTGCTGAACGATCCCGATCCCGAGGTCCGAAGTGCGGCGGCCCGGACGTTCGCACGGATCGCCCCCACGACCGGCGAGGGCCCGGCTTCGATCATCTCGGTGATGAAGAACGACGCGGAGCCCGCGGTACGAGCCGCGGCCGCCGGCAGCCTCGCCCGGGGTTGGCCCGATTCCGACCTGACTTACCCCTTGCTCCTCCAGCAGCTCGGGACCGCTTCCAGCCGTGAGGAGCACTCCGCGATCGGATGGTCGTTCGGGATCCTGCCCGCTCCGCCGCTGGCGATGATCCCGGCCCTGGTGAACGCCCTGGACCCGGACGATTTCATCCTCCGTCGAACCATCCCCAACGCCCTGGCCAAGCTCGGGCCTCTCGCACGCCCCGCCCTGCCGGCGCTTGCGAAAGCGGCCCAGCGCGAACTCGCCGAACCGCAGAACTCGGCCCTGGATGCAGCTGATGCGATCGCCACAATCGACCCCGACTCCCCCGAAGCCCAGGCGCTGCTTGAGCCGATCGCGGCGCTGCTGCGAGACGCGCCGCAGAACTACGTCCAACAGCAAGCCACCGTGGTGCTCTCGAAATACGGCCCCTCAGGCGCGGCCGCCGTGCCATCCCTTCGGACGACGTTGAGGCAGGGATCTCCTGATCGCCGCCAGAGGGTCCTCTATCTTCTTGGCCGGATCGGCCCCGCGGCTCAACCGGCCCTCGAAGACTTGAGCAAGCTGGAGCGCGACAATCCCGATGCGGCCTTGCGCCAGGCGATTCAGGAAGCCGTGAGGAGCATCCGCGCTGATTGA
- a CDS encoding DUF4279 domain-containing protein, whose translation MTSLRAVSIMCDDEYDDEYGTCAQTYASLCIYPGEIDPTEVTERLGVEPSSWQRQGELQQRADRRPRAATLNGWFLTSKGCIDSRDSRRHIDWILDQIEPSAEALRSLQREGCRTEVSCFWISQSGHGGPTIPPSQMRRLADLSLELWFDFYGPHDEDDA comes from the coding sequence ATGACCTCGTTGCGAGCCGTCTCCATCATGTGCGACGACGAATACGACGACGAATACGGAACCTGCGCTCAGACCTATGCGTCGCTCTGTATCTATCCGGGTGAGATCGACCCGACCGAGGTCACGGAACGTCTTGGGGTCGAGCCCTCAAGCTGGCAACGTCAAGGAGAACTCCAGCAACGAGCCGACAGGCGGCCGAGGGCGGCGACCCTCAACGGCTGGTTCCTCACATCGAAGGGATGTATCGACTCGCGGGACTCGCGCCGGCACATCGACTGGATCCTCGACCAGATCGAGCCGAGCGCGGAGGCGCTCCGCTCGCTGCAACGCGAAGGATGCCGGACGGAAGTCTCTTGCTTCTGGATCTCCCAGAGCGGACACGGGGGACCGACGATCCCGCCGAGCCAGATGCGGAGGCTTGCCGACCTCAGCCTGGAGCTGTGGTTCGATTTCTACGGCCCCCACGACGAGGACGACGCTTGA